From a single Rhodococcus qingshengii JCM 15477 genomic region:
- a CDS encoding NAD(P)H-dependent glycerol-3-phosphate dehydrogenase, whose translation MSKAAVLGAGSWGTALAKVMAEAGTDVTMWARREEVAKRIDTTHENSDYLPGIALPSSIRATHHHEEAMAGADFIVLAVPSQSLRANLEQWKGSIGPDATLLSLAKGIETGTLMRMSQVIVSVTGVEPGRVAVLSGPNLAHEIAGGQPAATVIACSDSSRALALQDACATGYFRPYTNSDVIGCEIGGACKNVIALACGMAAGSGFGDNTVASIITRGLAETIRLGVALGAKASTLAGLAGVGDLVATCTSELSRNRTFGERLGRGGSMESAQKATNGQVAEGVKSCTSVRALAAGYDVEMPLTDAVHRVCHEGMAVSDAIGQLLGRRTKPE comes from the coding sequence GTGAGTAAGGCAGCTGTATTGGGCGCAGGTTCGTGGGGAACGGCGTTGGCGAAGGTGATGGCCGAGGCCGGAACCGACGTGACGATGTGGGCCAGGCGTGAAGAGGTCGCGAAGCGCATCGACACCACGCACGAGAACAGCGACTATCTGCCAGGCATTGCTTTGCCTTCGTCGATTCGCGCGACCCACCACCACGAGGAGGCGATGGCAGGTGCTGACTTCATCGTGCTGGCGGTTCCCTCGCAGTCGCTACGAGCAAACCTGGAGCAGTGGAAAGGCTCGATCGGGCCCGATGCGACTCTGCTGAGTCTGGCCAAGGGTATCGAGACCGGGACGCTCATGCGCATGAGCCAGGTCATCGTGTCGGTGACGGGCGTGGAACCGGGGCGCGTCGCGGTGCTCTCGGGCCCGAATCTTGCACACGAGATCGCCGGCGGGCAACCCGCGGCGACGGTGATCGCCTGTTCGGATTCCTCGCGTGCCCTCGCTCTCCAGGATGCTTGTGCTACCGGCTATTTCAGGCCGTACACCAACTCCGACGTCATCGGATGCGAGATCGGTGGTGCGTGTAAGAACGTGATCGCGCTGGCCTGCGGCATGGCCGCCGGCAGTGGATTCGGCGACAACACGGTCGCCAGCATCATCACCCGTGGGCTCGCCGAGACGATTCGTCTCGGCGTTGCGCTCGGCGCCAAGGCGTCGACTCTTGCAGGCTTGGCGGGTGTCGGTGACCTGGTAGCGACATGCACGTCCGAGTTGTCGCGAAACCGGACGTTCGGAGAGCGGCTCGGACGAGGCGGGTCGATGGAGTCGGCACAGAAGGCAACCAACGGTCAGGTCGCCGAGGGCGTGAAGTCGTGCACGTCGGTACGCGCACTCGCTGCCGGATACGACGTGGAGATGCCGTTGACCGACGCGGTCCACCGGGTGTGCCACGAAGGCATGGCCGTCAGCGATGCGATCGGTCAGTTGCTCGGACGCCGGACGAAGCCGGAATGA
- a CDS encoding bifunctional NUDIX hydrolase/histidine phosphatase family protein — MSDKPVKANIFAAGAVLWRKAPQDPSAIEIAVVHRPKYDDWSFPKGKLDPGETFLTAAVREVREETSITGRFGRHLGGVTYPIPGHRKLKRVEYWSAEAVDGDFGPNSEVDVLYWLPVTEVADHLSYPMDRMILRRFVSLRPDTKTVLLVRHAKAGSRKRYKGDDNLRPLDAKGKEQSAALVEQLKIFGADAVFAADRTRCIDTVMPLAEALGVEISTEPLLTEEGYEADPDAARARALQIAALEGTPVICSQGGVIPDLMRWWADTAGVTLPSARNRKASTWVLSFLDGRLVAADHLDSPLPKVANS; from the coding sequence ATGAGCGACAAGCCGGTCAAAGCCAACATCTTTGCCGCAGGCGCGGTTCTGTGGCGGAAGGCTCCTCAGGATCCTTCCGCCATCGAGATCGCCGTCGTACATCGACCGAAGTACGACGACTGGTCATTCCCCAAAGGAAAGCTCGATCCCGGCGAGACCTTCTTGACCGCAGCAGTTCGCGAGGTCCGCGAAGAGACCTCGATCACCGGACGTTTCGGAAGGCACCTCGGTGGCGTGACGTACCCGATCCCGGGACATCGCAAACTCAAACGGGTCGAATACTGGTCGGCCGAAGCAGTGGACGGAGATTTCGGGCCGAATAGCGAAGTGGATGTTCTCTATTGGCTTCCGGTCACCGAGGTAGCCGATCATCTTTCCTACCCGATGGATCGAATGATTCTTCGCCGCTTCGTTTCCCTTCGGCCTGACACGAAAACGGTATTACTCGTCCGCCACGCAAAAGCTGGAAGCCGTAAGCGATACAAGGGCGACGACAATCTGCGTCCACTCGACGCCAAGGGCAAAGAGCAATCCGCCGCCTTGGTCGAACAGCTGAAAATCTTCGGAGCCGATGCGGTTTTCGCGGCTGACCGTACGCGCTGCATCGACACTGTGATGCCATTGGCGGAGGCATTGGGTGTAGAGATTTCGACGGAACCTCTTCTGACCGAAGAAGGTTACGAGGCCGATCCCGACGCCGCCAGGGCGCGTGCGCTGCAGATCGCCGCACTGGAGGGCACTCCCGTAATCTGCAGCCAAGGAGGCGTCATCCCCGATTTGATGCGCTGGTGGGCTGATACGGCCGGTGTAACACTGCCCTCGGCGCGCAACCGTAAGGCGAGCACTTGGGTGCTCTCGTTCCTCGACGGCCGTCTGGTAGCCGCGGATCACCTCGACAGCCCGCTCCCCAAAGTCGCCAACTCCTGA
- a CDS encoding cystathionine gamma-lyase translates to MSEIGVGRFEDYGDSTRSVSAVAREHAAGQPMQLGPIFAAPYQLSADEGSESDTYARASNPGWRGLESALAALERADHALVMGSGMSAITATLRSVLVAGDTVVVPSDGYYQVRLYANERLAPLGITVREVSTLQMGDVSFVDLLDASPGRVVVVAETPSNPVLDVVDLRVLADVCHRSGALLIVDNTTATPLGQRPLELGADVVVASGTKALSGHSDLLMGYVATSDAAVSRRIERERLLSGTVLGPFETWLAHRSLGTAGLRFGRQCDNALALAEMLVNHKAVRSVRYPGLRGDPSYATASGQMNRFGGLVSVELDSAQAFHSFVEASALVTAATSFGGIHTTADRRARWGDPVSAGFVRIACGIEDTADLLADIERALDA, encoded by the coding sequence ATGAGTGAAATCGGTGTGGGTCGCTTCGAGGATTACGGGGATTCGACGCGCAGCGTGAGCGCCGTCGCGCGCGAACACGCCGCGGGTCAGCCCATGCAACTGGGCCCGATATTCGCTGCGCCGTACCAACTTTCGGCGGACGAAGGTTCCGAGTCCGATACCTATGCACGTGCGTCGAACCCGGGTTGGCGGGGACTCGAATCCGCGCTCGCGGCGCTCGAGAGAGCGGACCACGCCCTCGTCATGGGATCGGGGATGTCCGCGATCACCGCTACCTTGCGCAGCGTCCTCGTCGCGGGGGATACCGTCGTCGTGCCCTCGGACGGGTACTACCAAGTGCGGTTGTACGCGAACGAGCGCCTCGCGCCGTTGGGAATCACCGTTCGCGAGGTTTCGACTCTGCAGATGGGCGACGTGAGCTTCGTAGATCTGCTCGACGCGTCACCGGGCCGCGTGGTCGTCGTCGCCGAGACGCCGTCCAACCCGGTGCTGGACGTGGTCGACCTTCGCGTGCTCGCCGACGTGTGCCACCGTTCGGGTGCGCTGCTGATCGTCGACAACACGACCGCGACACCGCTGGGTCAGCGCCCGCTCGAATTGGGTGCCGACGTCGTGGTGGCCAGCGGTACCAAGGCTCTCAGCGGGCACAGTGACCTCCTGATGGGTTACGTCGCCACCTCCGATGCGGCAGTGAGTCGGCGAATCGAGCGTGAGCGACTTCTCTCGGGAACGGTGCTCGGCCCCTTCGAGACGTGGCTTGCGCACCGGAGCCTCGGCACGGCAGGCCTGCGATTCGGGCGTCAGTGCGACAACGCGCTGGCGCTTGCCGAGATGTTGGTAAATCACAAAGCAGTCCGGTCCGTTCGTTACCCCGGCCTTCGCGGTGACCCGTCCTATGCAACGGCATCCGGTCAGATGAATCGATTCGGCGGATTGGTGAGCGTCGAGTTGGATTCGGCTCAGGCCTTCCACTCGTTCGTCGAGGCGAGCGCTCTCGTCACGGCTGCTACCAGCTTCGGCGGGATCCACACGACGGCGGATCGCCGTGCGCGCTGGGGCGATCCGGTCAGTGCGGGGTTTGTCCGAATCGCTTGTGGCATCGAGGACACCGCCGATCTCCTGGCCGACATCGAGCGCGCACTCGACGCGTAA
- a CDS encoding IclR family transcriptional regulator encodes MRQHSGIGVLDKAMGVLHAVAEEPCSLTELCARTGLPRATAHRLAVGLEVHRLLTRDSDGQWCPGPGLAELAATANDPLIAAAGLILPRLREITGESVQLYRREGTQRICVASMEPPTGLRDTVLVGARLPMNAGSGAKVLLAWADPQTQRTVLADASFGERVLLEVRRRGWAQSAAEREPGVASVAAPVRDSAGAVIAAISVSGPIDRMGRRPGARWAADLLAAAEALHKRL; translated from the coding sequence ATGAGACAGCATAGCGGCATCGGCGTCCTGGACAAAGCAATGGGCGTGCTTCATGCAGTAGCTGAGGAACCGTGCAGCCTCACCGAACTCTGTGCACGAACCGGTTTGCCACGCGCGACCGCCCATAGACTCGCCGTCGGTCTCGAAGTCCATCGACTCCTCACTCGCGACTCGGACGGTCAGTGGTGCCCAGGGCCCGGACTCGCCGAACTCGCTGCCACCGCTAATGATCCACTCATTGCTGCGGCCGGACTCATCCTCCCCCGCCTTCGCGAAATCACCGGCGAAAGCGTCCAGCTGTACCGTCGCGAAGGCACACAACGCATCTGCGTCGCGTCGATGGAACCACCGACCGGCCTGCGTGACACGGTGCTCGTCGGAGCCCGACTGCCGATGAACGCCGGATCCGGCGCCAAGGTCCTTCTCGCATGGGCAGATCCACAAACCCAACGGACCGTCCTCGCCGATGCGTCCTTCGGCGAACGAGTGCTCCTCGAGGTTCGCCGGCGCGGCTGGGCACAGAGCGCAGCCGAACGTGAGCCGGGTGTCGCCAGCGTCGCGGCTCCCGTCCGAGACTCGGCAGGCGCTGTCATTGCCGCGATTTCGGTCTCCGGCCCCATCGATCGGATGGGTAGACGACCGGGAGCTCGCTGGGCGGCGGACCTTCTCGCAGCTGCCGAAGCGCTCCACAAGCGTCTGTAA
- the leuD gene encoding 3-isopropylmalate dehydratase small subunit gives MESFTTHKGIGVPLRRSNVDTDQIIPAVYLKRVTRTGFEDGLFAGWRTDPNFILNLAPYDEGSVLVAGPDFGTGSSREHAVWALSDFGFRVVIASRFADIFRGNAGKAGLVAAQVEQSDVELLWKLLEEQPGLELTVDLENRTVSAGTTVVPFNIDDYTRWRLLEGLDDIGLTLRQVDAISEFEKSRPSWKPTTLPARISQG, from the coding sequence ATGGAATCCTTTACCACGCACAAGGGTATCGGCGTCCCGCTGCGACGCTCGAATGTCGATACCGACCAGATCATCCCTGCCGTGTACCTGAAACGGGTGACGCGCACCGGATTCGAGGACGGGCTGTTTGCAGGCTGGCGTACCGACCCCAACTTCATTCTCAATCTGGCTCCGTACGACGAGGGAAGTGTCCTCGTGGCCGGTCCCGATTTCGGCACGGGCTCTTCGCGTGAGCATGCCGTGTGGGCTCTCTCCGACTTCGGATTTCGGGTCGTCATCGCATCCCGGTTCGCCGACATCTTCCGCGGAAACGCCGGAAAAGCCGGTCTCGTAGCGGCACAGGTCGAGCAGAGCGACGTCGAATTGCTCTGGAAGTTGCTCGAAGAGCAGCCCGGATTGGAATTGACAGTAGATCTCGAGAATCGGACCGTCAGCGCCGGAACTACGGTGGTGCCGTTCAATATTGACGACTACACACGGTGGCGTCTGCTGGAGGGTCTCGACGACATCGGACTGACATTGCGGCAGGTAGACGCGATTTCCGAGTTCGAAAAGTCAAGGCCTTCATGGAAACCGACTACCCTTCCAGCCCGAATTTCGCAGGGCTGA
- a CDS encoding RNA degradosome polyphosphate kinase, with amino-acid sequence MSNGEALENRISEDQSDGDHSSGRHENGAATSPRSQAVAVATNIPGAPPAATKAELPELLVGLPEDRYLNRELSWLDFNARVLALAADESLPLLERAKFLAIFASNLDEFFMVRVAGLKRRDETGLSVRSADGLSPREQLALIARRTQELADKHAHVFLDSVRPALAAEGISIVRWADLSADDHGRLSAHFHEQVFPVLTPLAVDHAHPFPYISGLSLNLAVTVKDSVTRGEHFARVKVPDNVGRFVRVKSTTSSSTIDSFLPMEELISAHLDVLFPGMEIVEHHAFRITRNADFEVEEDRDEDLLQALERELARRRFGSPVRLEVADDMTEHMLELLLRELDVDPADVIEVSGLLDLSCLWQVYAVDRPALKDAPFVPATHPAFGERETPKSVFSTLREGDVLVHHPYDSFSTSVQRFIEQAAADPQVLAIKQTLYRTSGDSPIVNALIDAAEAGKQVVALVEIKARFDEQANIKWARKLEQAGVHVVYGLVGLKTHCKTCLVVRREGSTIRRYCHIGTGNYNPKTARMYEDVGLLTAAPEIGADLTDLFNSLTGYSRKTSYRNLLVAPYGVRRGIIERIDNEIAHKLAGRDAGIRLKANALVDEQVIDALYRASKAGIPVEIVVRGICALKPGVPGLSENIEVRSILGRFLEHSRMFHFRSADEFWIGSADMMHRNLDRRVEVMVQVKDPKLSKQLGDIFDSALDPRTRCWVLHPDGSWVAAPERGEDVREHQQSLMRSRTASGS; translated from the coding sequence GTGAGCAATGGCGAAGCACTCGAAAACCGTATTTCCGAAGACCAGTCGGACGGAGACCACAGCTCCGGCCGGCACGAGAACGGCGCGGCCACCTCGCCGCGATCTCAGGCCGTCGCGGTCGCCACCAACATCCCGGGCGCTCCCCCTGCAGCTACCAAGGCAGAGCTACCCGAATTGCTCGTCGGACTTCCCGAGGATCGTTACCTCAACCGCGAACTCAGCTGGCTCGATTTCAATGCCCGTGTTCTCGCATTGGCCGCCGACGAGTCACTGCCGTTGCTCGAACGCGCAAAGTTCCTCGCCATCTTCGCTTCCAATCTCGACGAATTTTTCATGGTCCGGGTCGCCGGACTCAAGCGCCGCGACGAGACGGGACTGTCGGTCAGGTCCGCCGACGGCCTCTCCCCACGCGAACAATTGGCGCTCATCGCGCGTCGCACCCAGGAACTCGCCGACAAGCACGCACACGTGTTTCTCGACTCGGTCCGCCCTGCCCTGGCGGCAGAAGGCATTTCAATCGTTCGATGGGCCGACCTCAGTGCCGACGATCACGGCCGGCTCTCGGCGCATTTCCACGAGCAGGTCTTCCCGGTACTGACGCCGTTGGCAGTCGATCACGCCCACCCGTTCCCCTACATCAGCGGACTGAGCCTCAACCTCGCCGTGACAGTGAAGGACTCCGTCACCCGCGGCGAACACTTCGCTCGCGTCAAGGTTCCCGACAACGTCGGCCGGTTCGTGCGAGTCAAGAGCACGACATCTTCGTCCACCATCGATTCTTTCCTCCCGATGGAAGAACTGATTTCGGCTCATCTGGACGTGCTGTTCCCCGGAATGGAAATCGTCGAACATCACGCTTTCCGAATCACACGCAACGCCGATTTCGAGGTCGAAGAAGATCGGGACGAGGATCTGCTGCAGGCACTCGAACGTGAATTGGCGCGTCGTCGTTTCGGTTCACCCGTTCGCCTCGAAGTTGCCGACGACATGACCGAGCACATGCTCGAACTGCTTCTGCGTGAACTCGACGTCGATCCGGCCGACGTGATCGAGGTTTCCGGTCTCCTCGACTTGTCCTGCCTCTGGCAGGTTTACGCCGTCGACCGCCCCGCTCTCAAAGACGCTCCGTTCGTCCCGGCGACGCATCCGGCGTTCGGTGAACGCGAGACTCCGAAGAGCGTGTTCTCGACCCTGCGCGAAGGCGACGTGCTCGTCCACCACCCATACGACTCGTTTTCCACAAGCGTTCAACGCTTCATCGAACAGGCCGCCGCCGACCCCCAGGTGCTCGCGATCAAGCAGACCCTGTACCGCACTTCCGGCGACTCCCCCATCGTCAATGCACTGATCGACGCCGCCGAAGCGGGCAAGCAGGTTGTCGCGCTGGTGGAGATCAAGGCCCGCTTCGACGAGCAGGCCAACATCAAGTGGGCACGCAAACTCGAGCAGGCCGGCGTTCACGTCGTCTACGGTCTCGTCGGTCTCAAGACTCACTGCAAGACGTGCCTCGTCGTCAGACGAGAGGGCTCGACCATTCGTCGTTACTGCCACATCGGCACGGGCAACTACAACCCGAAGACCGCGCGCATGTACGAGGACGTCGGATTGCTCACCGCAGCACCGGAGATCGGTGCAGACCTCACCGACCTCTTCAACTCGCTGACCGGATACTCCCGAAAGACGAGCTACCGCAACCTTCTCGTAGCGCCGTACGGGGTTCGCCGCGGGATCATCGAGCGGATCGACAACGAGATCGCGCACAAGCTCGCAGGCCGCGATGCCGGTATCCGCTTGAAGGCCAACGCATTGGTCGACGAGCAGGTCATCGACGCGTTGTACCGCGCGTCCAAGGCCGGTATCCCCGTCGAGATCGTGGTTCGCGGAATCTGCGCGCTCAAGCCGGGCGTTCCCGGCCTCAGCGAAAACATCGAAGTACGTTCCATTCTCGGACGCTTCCTCGAACACTCGCGAATGTTCCATTTCCGCTCGGCCGACGAATTCTGGATCGGCAGCGCAGACATGATGCACCGCAACCTCGATCGCCGCGTCGAGGTCATGGTGCAGGTCAAGGACCCGAAACTGTCGAAGCAACTCGGTGACATCTTCGACTCCGCACTCGATCCCCGAACTCGCTGCTGGGTACTGCATCCGGACGGGAGTTGGGTCGCTGCCCCCGAACGCGGTGAGGACGTACGTGAGCATCAACAGTCGTTGATGCGCAGCCGCACCGCCAGCGGGTCTTGA
- a CDS encoding HU family DNA-binding protein, which yields MNKAELIDVLTEKLGSDRRTATDAVEHVVDTIVRAVHRGESVTITGFGVFEQRRRAARVARNPRTGETVKVKPTSVPAFRPGAQFKAVIAGGQKLPATGPAVKRGVAAPATKAAAKKAAAKKTAAKKAPAKKAPAKTAAKKTVAAKAPAKKAPAKTAAKKTVATKAPAKKAPAKTAAKAPAKKAPAKKAPAKTAAKKAPAKKAPAKRAK from the coding sequence ATGAACAAGGCAGAGCTCATCGATGTTCTGACTGAAAAGCTGGGTTCGGACAGGCGCACAGCGACCGACGCAGTGGAGCACGTCGTGGACACCATCGTCCGCGCCGTCCACCGTGGCGAGAGCGTGACCATCACCGGCTTCGGAGTCTTCGAGCAGCGTCGTCGTGCAGCACGTGTTGCACGCAACCCGCGTACGGGCGAGACCGTCAAGGTCAAGCCGACGTCGGTTCCGGCGTTCCGTCCGGGTGCGCAGTTCAAGGCTGTTATCGCTGGTGGACAGAAGCTTCCGGCCACCGGCCCGGCAGTCAAGCGTGGCGTAGCAGCACCGGCCACCAAGGCTGCAGCCAAGAAGGCTGCTGCCAAGAAGACCGCAGCCAAGAAGGCTCCGGCCAAGAAGGCTCCGGCCAAGACCGCAGCCAAGAAGACGGTTGCCGCGAAGGCTCCCGCCAAGAAGGCTCCGGCCAAGACCGCAGCCAAGAAGACGGTTGCCACCAAGGCTCCCGCCAAGAAGGCTCCGGCCAAGACCGCAGCCAAGGCTCCGGCCAAGAAGGCTCCGGCCAAGAAGGCCCCCGCCAAGACCGCAGCCAAGAAGGCTCCGGCCAAGAAGGCTCCGGCCAAGCGCGCAAAGTAG
- the leuC gene encoding 3-isopropylmalate dehydratase large subunit, translating to MEDMAQKARTLAEKVWDDHVVVKGEGQDPDLIYIDLHLVHEVTSPQAFDGLRLAGRQLRRPDLTIATEDHNVPTIDIDKPIADPVSKTQVDTLRRNCEEFGVRLHRMGDLDQGIVHVVGPQLGLTQPGTTVVCGDSHTSTHGAFGALAMGIGTSEVEHVMATQTLSLRPFKTMAITVDGELPPGVTSKDLILAVIAKIGTGGGQGYVLEYRGEAIRKLSMEARMTICNMSIEAGARAGMIAPDETTYEFIKGRPHAPSGAEWDEAVAAWELLKTDEGAEFDNEVHIDASALTPFVTWGTNPGQGAPLGDRVPDPELIVDESERQAAEKALTYMGLDAGMPLRDVSVDTVFVGSCTNGRIEDLRAVAEVLEGRHVAEGVRMLIVPGSMRVRAQAESEGLGEIFTAAGAEWRQAGCSMCLGMNPDQLAPGERSASTSNRNFEGRQGKGGRTHLVSPLVAAATAVRGTLSAPADLV from the coding sequence GTGGAAGACATGGCACAGAAAGCACGCACTCTCGCCGAGAAGGTGTGGGACGACCACGTTGTCGTGAAAGGGGAGGGGCAGGATCCCGACCTCATCTACATCGATCTCCACCTCGTTCACGAAGTGACGAGCCCCCAGGCATTCGACGGACTTCGCCTGGCGGGACGCCAGTTGCGCCGTCCCGACCTGACGATCGCCACCGAGGACCACAACGTTCCGACGATCGACATCGACAAGCCGATCGCAGATCCCGTGTCGAAGACTCAGGTCGACACCTTGCGCCGAAATTGCGAGGAGTTCGGAGTTCGCTTGCACCGCATGGGCGATCTCGACCAAGGCATCGTTCATGTGGTCGGACCGCAGCTCGGCCTGACGCAGCCCGGAACCACCGTGGTGTGCGGCGACAGTCATACGTCGACGCACGGCGCATTCGGTGCGCTCGCAATGGGAATCGGCACCAGCGAGGTCGAGCATGTGATGGCAACGCAGACATTGTCGTTGCGCCCCTTCAAGACCATGGCGATCACGGTCGACGGCGAGCTGCCTCCCGGCGTCACGAGCAAGGACTTGATCCTCGCAGTCATCGCCAAGATCGGCACCGGCGGCGGCCAGGGCTACGTACTGGAGTACCGCGGCGAGGCCATTCGCAAACTGTCGATGGAAGCTCGTATGACCATCTGCAACATGTCGATCGAGGCCGGAGCCCGCGCGGGCATGATCGCACCGGACGAGACCACTTACGAGTTCATCAAGGGCCGTCCGCATGCACCGTCCGGCGCAGAGTGGGACGAAGCCGTCGCCGCGTGGGAGTTGCTCAAGACCGACGAGGGCGCGGAATTCGACAACGAGGTTCACATCGACGCAAGCGCATTGACGCCTTTCGTCACGTGGGGAACCAATCCGGGACAGGGTGCGCCGCTCGGCGACCGTGTGCCTGATCCCGAACTGATCGTCGACGAGAGCGAGCGTCAGGCAGCCGAGAAGGCGCTCACCTACATGGGTCTCGACGCCGGTATGCCGCTTCGGGATGTTTCTGTCGACACCGTGTTCGTCGGATCGTGCACCAACGGACGAATCGAAGACCTGCGCGCAGTGGCGGAGGTGCTCGAGGGTCGCCATGTGGCAGAGGGCGTTCGGATGCTCATCGTTCCCGGCTCGATGCGGGTGCGGGCTCAAGCCGAGAGCGAAGGTCTCGGTGAAATCTTCACAGCGGCAGGGGCTGAATGGCGCCAGGCCGGTTGCTCGATGTGCTTGGGAATGAACCCTGACCAGCTTGCTCCCGGCGAGCGTTCGGCATCGACGTCCAACCGGAATTTCGAAGGCCGACAGGGTAAAGGCGGCCGGACCCATCTGGTTTCCCCGCTCGTCGCGGCTGCCACGGCGGTCCGCGGAACGCTCTCGGCACCGGCCGATCTGGTCTGA
- the cofC gene encoding 2-phospho-L-lactate guanylyltransferase has protein sequence MDSAEPPYPHAVETPHARTEIERPMHAIVAVKSLRSAKSRLAGELDSDARADLVLAMLHDTLATVAAVSAIDSVTVVTPDPTVAALAYSVGVTVYADPAPDGARTNGATPRTEETLNAALSAAAADIRAKRGVVDLVVLQADLPAMQPSELTEAVAAARSGGRSVVVDHHGTGTSALFACGESALDPRFGPESALGHANSGARPLNGQWPGLRTDVDTHADLGTVRALGVGPATSASLTRLKATPSNSR, from the coding sequence ATGGACAGCGCGGAACCCCCGTACCCACACGCCGTGGAGACACCGCATGCGCGCACGGAGATCGAACGCCCCATGCATGCGATAGTGGCCGTCAAGTCCTTGAGATCGGCCAAGTCCCGCCTCGCGGGCGAACTCGACTCGGACGCGCGTGCAGACCTCGTGTTGGCCATGCTTCACGACACCCTCGCCACAGTTGCAGCCGTCTCGGCCATCGACAGCGTCACAGTGGTCACCCCGGACCCCACCGTTGCCGCCCTTGCATATTCCGTCGGCGTGACGGTCTACGCCGATCCAGCTCCCGACGGCGCCCGAACCAACGGCGCAACACCGCGCACGGAGGAAACCCTCAACGCGGCGTTGAGTGCAGCGGCCGCCGATATCCGAGCCAAGCGCGGAGTGGTCGACCTCGTTGTGCTGCAAGCCGACTTGCCCGCCATGCAACCGAGCGAACTGACGGAGGCCGTGGCCGCGGCCCGAAGCGGCGGACGTTCAGTCGTCGTCGATCACCACGGCACCGGCACTTCCGCATTGTTTGCGTGCGGCGAAAGCGCACTCGACCCTCGGTTCGGGCCGGAATCCGCACTTGGACATGCCAATTCAGGTGCTCGTCCACTCAACGGCCAATGGCCGGGACTGCGCACCGACGTCGACACCCATGCCGATCTCGGCACTGTGAGAGCACTGGGAGTAGGCCCCGCGACATCGGCTTCGTTGACCAGACTCAAGGCCACGCCGTCGAACAGTCGATGA
- a CDS encoding D-alanine--D-alanine ligase family protein: MNSSRTRVAVIFGGRSNEHSVSCVSAGSVLSNLDPDRYDVVPIGITVDGSWVLGSSDPSSLAISGRALPSVDKDGTSVVLSADPTREGEVISFDGSDAGAVLASVDVVFPVLHGAYGEDGTIQGLLELAGVPYVGPGVLASAAGMDKEFTKKLLAAEGLPVGVQVVLRPGTATLTEEQKAELGLPVFVKPARGGSSIGITRVSNWDGLDGAIAHARLHDPKVIVEGAIIGREVECGVLEFPNGDVKASVVAEIRMPDSDADSDAFYDFDTKYLDDVCEFDIPAKLDESVSDQIRELAVRAFKALDCQGLSRVDFFVTADGPVINEINTMPGFTSISMYPKMWNATGIDYRTLISTLVDTAVARGTGLR; this comes from the coding sequence GTGAACAGCAGTCGTACCCGCGTGGCCGTGATCTTCGGTGGCCGGAGCAATGAGCATTCAGTGTCCTGTGTTTCCGCCGGAAGCGTCCTGAGCAACCTCGACCCCGATCGGTACGACGTCGTACCGATCGGCATCACCGTCGACGGTTCCTGGGTGCTCGGTTCGAGCGACCCCAGTTCCCTCGCGATCAGCGGGCGCGCGCTGCCGTCGGTCGACAAAGACGGAACGTCGGTGGTCCTCAGCGCGGACCCCACCCGCGAGGGCGAGGTCATCTCCTTCGACGGCTCCGACGCCGGTGCTGTGCTCGCGTCGGTCGACGTCGTGTTCCCCGTTCTTCATGGGGCTTACGGCGAAGACGGCACGATCCAGGGTCTGCTCGAACTTGCCGGGGTTCCGTACGTCGGACCCGGAGTTCTGGCCAGCGCCGCCGGCATGGACAAAGAGTTCACGAAGAAGCTTCTTGCTGCTGAAGGACTTCCCGTCGGAGTGCAGGTCGTGCTTCGACCGGGAACCGCAACGCTGACCGAAGAGCAGAAGGCGGAATTGGGCCTTCCGGTTTTCGTCAAGCCCGCTCGTGGAGGCTCGTCCATCGGCATCACTCGGGTGAGCAATTGGGACGGTCTGGACGGGGCGATCGCTCATGCACGCCTGCATGATCCCAAGGTGATCGTCGAAGGCGCGATCATCGGCCGCGAGGTGGAATGCGGCGTCCTCGAATTCCCGAACGGCGACGTCAAGGCGAGTGTGGTCGCCGAGATCCGGATGCCGGATTCCGACGCCGATTCGGACGCGTTCTACGACTTCGACACCAAGTACCTCGACGACGTCTGTGAATTCGACATCCCCGCGAAACTCGACGAGTCGGTGAGCGATCAGATCAGGGAGCTTGCTGTCCGCGCGTTCAAGGCACTCGATTGCCAGGGACTCTCGCGGGTCGATTTCTTCGTCACGGCTGACGGCCCGGTGATCAACGAGATCAACACGATGCCCGGGTTCACTTCCATCTCGATGTACCCGAAGATGTGGAACGCCACCGGAATCGATTACCGCACTTTGATTTCGACTCTGGTCGACACCGCCGTCGCTCGCGGCACCGGCCTTCGCTGA